ctaattttagaccaaaaatgacatttttactcataaaatcatatttaaatgccattattgtaaattatgaacaataaaaatccgaaaaattaaccaaaatatcctaaaacattttaggaccagaaatattaacatgcatggattaattttgtgatatctcataataacccAAATTTtgcaagttttatatgttattcttataactcggaaaaacttttaaccgatttgcatgcaaacaaccgtggctctgataccaattgaaggaaatgtagattcatatacatactaacatactcatatatgttgaaattaatttgtcataaaattaaatacggattttatgcatgcaaacaatataataaaatagagaagaaatcatatccttacaatggaatttcggtttaatggggcacaaaagaaatctccttttcttttgttcttgagctttcctttaatggaagaacaagatccaagtgtaggatctctccttaggaataatacacaaagctaactcttaatctaattaatattatttgagctagtataatattaatctagtgaaaaattgaaccaaaaaatatttggtttttactctctaaaaccgggtaggagtagTAAAAATaggaagagtattatttttatctctctaaaaataatatgttgtgaagtgaatgaataaaattattaccaaaaacatgcatatagagaatgataataatttaagcaaaagcacccttgttctatccaagggaaaaccggttgggtggaAGAGGAAgaccaatgcatgggctaggtgctcttccacaagaagcactaggtatgcatgcctagtgtaaaaagaatgattacatcttccactacactaattaacattataagaatatgttaattaagtctaatatttcggtccaaatggataatatgaaatccattttatttttgtcaattgtcaatatgtcacatgtcatatgtaacataaatttgttatgtatttttaacatattaaaaatcaacgcattaataaaatacgtcatatacaaaaatcgacttagtaattcataattacttgtaccaaaatattttaccgtttataaatcgcatttataataattcattcaaatcccattgtttctttaaacaataatttcatccgagtaatgatacaattcgattactcagaccgtatctcatttaatcacatttcaatttgatacgtaaattttacttccaaaatcgtccgtcaatttttcaagtaatttaattaacttgtaacattatacgattaattaaatgatcaattaagagtattgccctataggtatgacctagggggtcaactgatcaccaccgtcgcacgacagtaatgtcaaactctagtcagccaatcattaccgatatatgttgaccagttgacagtaaaaaatacttcccaattgcattctttaaaatgagatttaataatgatatttaaatcatatgatcgcactattgttgaggacacattttcgaACAGCATGCCCTTCCCTTCTAATGCTTTCACTACCATAGCACAAACGTCTTCTTTAACCGTATTCCAATGATTTTGGTAAAACAAGGCCTGAAAGCCGTCTGGACCCGGAGCTTTGAGAGAGCGCATTTGAAAAATCACACGTTCAATTTCAGCTATTGAGTAATAGCGAGATAGTCCGTCCCAATGAGTATTGCTAAACTCCTGGAAGAGAACGTATGGTATATTGGTGTTTGTGTCATATGGAGTATCATCTGTATATAGCTCTTTATAATAATCAAGCACAAGTTTCTTCACCTCAGCTGGTTGCTCAACCCATTCGCCATTATCATTTTTAACGCCACAATACGGTTTCTCCACCTTCGAACAAGTGTGCTGACCTGAAAATATGAGGTGTTACGATCTCCGTCCCGCAAATAATAAACCCGTGAGTTTTGGTACCATAGAAGTTCTTCTCATTCAAGAATTTCATCCAACTCTTTTCTTAATTTGGCCTCCAGTTTAATGAGATTGCTAGTCCGTTGCACCGAACGGTATTTCTGGCAGCCTGCAATACGAGCTAGAAGATGTCGTTTTTGCCGAAAAATATTTCCAAATACCTCTTCATTCCACTGTTGTAATTTCTGAGAGAAGTTCGACAGTTGGGTTACAATGTTCTCTGATGGTAACCAACTGTTAGAGACAAATTCACTGAATTTCTCATGAGTTAGCCACGCGGTTTGAAAGCGGAAAGGTCGTTGTATCGAATTCAAAAGAGCAAAGCCGTTAGGGGAAATTAAAAGAGGGCAATGGTCAGATTGGAATGCAGGCAAATGCTTAACACTCGCCTCGCTAAACATCAAACTCCAATCACTATTACATAAGGCCCGATCTAACCTAGCGCTCTGCCGAGTTTCCAGCGAGTTACCTCGAGCCCATGTATGAAGTGGGCCTGAGAATTCAAGTTCAATTAATTCACAGTTTTCAATCCAGTTATCAAAGTTTTCACATCTCCGAGCCATATTATTATCTCCTCCATGTTGTTCTGCTAAGTTACGGGTTTCATTGAAGTCTCCTGCTAGCATCCAAGGATGGTTATTAGCTCGGGCATAAGTCTCCAATTCAGTCCATAATTCTCTTCGATTCATAGGATTCGGACTGGCATAAACAGCCGAGAAGAACCAGGGAAGTTCGCCTCTTCTAATGACTTCGACTGTGAGATACTGATGGTGTCTAACAACAGGAACGATATCCACCAATTCTGGTTTCCAGTAGAGCCATATACCACCACTAAACCCAATGGCATCAACTCGGGTATGGCCGGTGTACCCAAAGATATTGCACAATTTTTCAGCATGTTCTCCGTTCATATGGGTCTCAATAAGAGCCATAATCGTAGGTTTATATGTTCTGACAACTTCTTTTAAAGCAGTAATCTTAAGCTTATTTCCCGTCCCTTGTATGTTCCAAACCATACAAGATATGTGGGAAGAAATAGGACTTAATCTAGGAATTAACTCTGACATATGAAAAGGGCAATATTGTAGAGCTGTTAGATAAGCGCGACTTACAAGCGACAAAACGTGCTCAATCCTCCATAGAATCGACATCTCTATCAAGAGATTTGTCGACTCTTGTTTGATCGTTTCGAACCTGATCTCCATCACAGGACTCTCCGGTACCATCACCCCTATAAAGGGGGCGAACATCTCCATCCATAAGGGTATCGTGATCTGAAACCGGGGGGGAACCATCTCGAACTGGGGATGTTGAGGGAGGTTCCGTAGTTGAGGAGGTGGGTTGTCTAGGTATGACACATGGGGAGCTGGAACGAGGGCCATTCAAAGATGTTGGAGCGGTTGGGATGTCGGAGTGTGTGTGCGTGGTTGCTAGATTAGTGGGACTAAGGCTGGGGATTGTATTTGCTCTGTTTTTTGGTAAGTTTGCAGTACTCTGTGAGATAGGTGGTTGATTTGCAGACGGAGCAGGGGGTCTAACAGGGGATTGTGAGAAAGGCGCAGTATGGACTAAGGAGGAGTTTGTAATATCTTTCAAAATAATTGATTGATTTTTTGGGATAATATTATTGGTTGCATTTTTCTTAAAATATTTGGTagaatttttgggattttttgtaTTGATCCTATTCTGGGTTATATTATTATGTTTAATATTGTGGGAAGGATTAGGAAATATATTAGAATTACTATTATGGTTGGGAATAGTATTATTTGGCAAAATTGGTGGATTGTTACTAGGAATAGGAGAAAATTTCGGAGGAATTTGAGCATCCAAATCAATCCTTTCCTCGGATAGGGAAGAGAATCTCGAGGCCGGACTTGTGCTCTGATTCTTTCCAAAGTTGAAAATGCTCTTACTGTTTCCTGTTTGGAATGGGTTCGGATTCGGGCTATCCGATTTTGCAGCTGTCTTCCTCCTTGGGGGTTTCTTAACCAGCATCCATTCTCCAAAGTTGGCCTCTGTTTCTTGCGGGGTAGTGACTTCTGCCTGATTTGGGTTCACCATTGCGTGGGAAACTTCGACTGGATTTTGGGTCTGGTTGTCGGAATTCTCATTAGGAGTCGTGATCTTATTACCCGGGCAATTATCTCGCAAGTGACCTAACCTTCCACATTCAAAGCAGATCATCCGCAGACCCTCGTACTGAATGTGATACACCTTTTTGTTCAACCGAAATTTAGATAGTAATGGCTTATCTATGTTAACTTCAATACTCATACGAGTAAATTGACCACGTTCCGCCATCTCATTATTCCTGTCTATTCGAATGACATTCCCTATCTTATCCCCTATTTTCATAAGGAATTCTTTATTGAAATACTCGACTGGAAGGTTGGGGATACGAACCCACGCTGTTAAGCGACTTATTTTGTCCTCAGTCGGGACAAAATTCGGGACCCATTTCCGAATAGTGAGGTAGTGGTCGTCTATCATCCATGGACCTTGAGTCAAGACATGATCCAAGTCTTCAATGGTGGTAAAGCGAGCCACATAATATGAATTACCCAGATCGGTCAATGTGAGTTTACCTTGAATTGACCATTTTGCTTGTAATTTTCTCATGAGAGAGAGGTATCCTATTTGCTTGTCGAACATCTTGATTATTAGGGACCGCCTCCAAGGTTTTCTAATTGACGATTTCTCATCCTTAGATAACCTGATGGTAGGGCATTTACCATCTTCTTCTTCTATATCAGTGGTATCTTCGTCTTCTGAATCGACGGCCATATCATCTAAATCGTATATATCATCACTCATCGAGTCATTAGAATAACCCTGGACCATGTTAGTATATGAAATGCCTGATCTGGTTGAAGGTGGAGTAAGAGGATTCTGATTGTTACTAGAATCGATGTTCATTGAGTTATCAGTCTCAATGGTCGACTTCGTAGCATTAAAATCGCTGATATGCATAGTCTTACGTTTGGTATTTTTCGTGAATGGTCTTAGAGATTCAGTCTCCGGAGGGAGACCATCAGGCGGGCTTTGCATTCAAAAAGGAGAGAAATTCTAGAGAGAGAAATTCAAGAGAGATAAATTCCTattaaaaaataatataaaaaggcaaGCTTATAGTATAATAACACAGCATTCACTTTTTGGAGAGTTCTAAGCAAACCATGTCATCACCTATTatttagaaaaagaaaaaagaaaaaataaaataaaattgtaaaCACTAAGtgcaattaaaataaaattagatATTACATTGTGGGATTTGTAAGTTGACAAGGCTAATGTGCTAAAGTCGTATCAACTTAatcaaaataaacctaaattactactaactaatagctagcggtaagaagggtcgaatccacagagaggcgaggtaattattctagtttgttaatatttaagtcTGTCTTAAGTAACCAATTTTGTGGGtttgtttgatttgatttctaatagctaattgcaaagtaaataaaggatgattaacaataatattaaagagtttaTGGAccaggttcactaggtagtcatcaaagggtaaggtttaattcattgattgagcaatttatattgataaaagtcatatgatcggtcgattctaatatgtcgttttagatctaaacttaacatgcaattGCTATTAT
The Silene latifolia isolate original U9 population chromosome 11, ASM4854445v1, whole genome shotgun sequence genome window above contains:
- the LOC141614487 gene encoding uncharacterized protein LOC141614487, whose translation is MALIETHMNGEHAEKLCNIFGYTGHTRVDAIGFSGGIWLYWKPELVDIVPVVRHHQYLTVEVIRRGELPWFFSAVYASPNPMNRRELWTELETYARANNHPWMLAGDFNETRNLAEQHGGDNNMARRCENFDNWIENCELIELEFSGPLHTWARGNSLETRQSARLDRALCNSDWSLMFSEASVKHLPAFQSDHCPLLISPNGFALLNSIQRPFRFQTAWLTHEKFSEFVSNSWLPSENIVTQLSNFSQKLQQWNEEVFGNIFRQKRHLLARIAGCQKYRSVQRTSNLIKLEAKLRKELDEILE